From Cyclopterus lumpus isolate fCycLum1 chromosome 2, fCycLum1.pri, whole genome shotgun sequence, a single genomic window includes:
- the LOC117743624 gene encoding alpha-tectorin-like, giving the protein MKTGALLFVLAVAASQVELYLSVTLESGDKFDISSCPIFFYGKEYTEAEVTFHPDSSFSLCFDNTDLKVKECLLMSDHGGANSLNAQTVNFKIEPPSPLHDALPSITQASECSNYFTLHDDDKQYIVFSLYKFGSEAAFVVQTLSNYSPATLNMETKIGNRTMGSWSYTKSEAGDGVYEDLTGCRSGGVIISEVAQIRNPENCTVLSCDAHDSMVFRGCPVLEVCMGNNTNKECVRPPSVCTVTGSTVIDFFNEVHSIPDRCAYEVMNNSEVKIYAVFEERLLEDVLFLNYLQINIQQTVIYLEQGGIVRINNQIQTLTSTPQQLQGVELSKDQTGVTLKTPATKTIVHFDGDTAHVTGEDVARSGLCGNPLSEIESITTVSESLYSPLSPTGCDNPQSKDVDSTVDCSVSNEYCGLMSQAPFTACHIIDPEPYITACKSTTCKYTADNRAVDNVACQYMEAYAKACFLKVNVTLGDWRSNASCSATRQASCLDHYCSDHEFCVEKLGEAGCSCRAAFASKYHSTDTLGEPTVCMQSSIKVTLAECLLWDKGLDSSTLHLNDPDCKGHSDNQTHMLTFLLEGDACGTEVIKNDSHVIYKNKITMGNSSLNETITRQKQVEIDFSCAVIQPEIQSASFRIKDSFVFQHIETEVLNYTVMMTAYTDAGFNHHVENDTDIQLNQRIWLEMKMQGLDDNTVAVVTDSCWTTNQSSPNSSLSYYLVIDRCPNPADQTVEMEGNGLGLSNSVSFRMFHFADESSGANSEIYLHCKLVLCPKSPSCAPVCGATGLRKRRSSKPGYAEGGQALITMVWNN; this is encoded by the exons GTGACCTTCCATCCAGATTCCTCTTTTTCACTTTGTTTCGATAATACCGATCTGAAAGTCAAAGAGTGTCTTTTGATGTCTGATCATGGTGGTGCAAACAGCTTGAATGCACAAACCGTGAACTTCAAAATAGAACCGCCATCCCCACTTCATGACGCTCTACCAAGCATCACGCAGGCATCAGAATGCTCTAATTATTTCACATTACATGATGACGACAAGCAATAC ATTGTATTTAGTCTCTACAAATTTGGCTCAGAAGCAGCTTTCGTAGTTCAAACATTGAGCAACTATTCTCCGGCTACGCTT AACATGGAGACAAAGATCGGAAACAGGACTATGGGTTCATGGTCGTATACCAAGAGTGAAGCGGGGGACGGCGTTTACGAGGACCTGACCGGATGCAGATCAGGAG GTGTCATTATTTCAGAGGTCGCACAGATAAGGAACCCAGAAAACTGCACTGTCTTGTCCTGTGATGCCCACGATAGCATGGTTTTCCGTGGATGTCCAGTTCTGGAGGTTTGCATGGGAAACAACAc AAATAAAGAGTGTGTTCGACCACCTTCCGTGTGCACTGTGACTGGCTCCACTGTCATCGATTTCTTCAACGAAGTCCACTCTATCCCTGATCGGTGTGCTTACGAAGTGATGAACAATTCAGAAGTCAAGATCTATGCGGTTTTCGAGGAGCGACTTCTTGAAGATGTGCTATTTTTGAATTACCTGCAGATAAATATACAACAAACAGTAATATATTTGGAACAAGGTGGCATAGTTCGG ATTAACAACCAAATACAGACGCTCACCTCCACGCCTCAGCAGCTTCAGGGCGTGGAGCTCTCCAAGGACCAGACCGGAGTTACTCTGAAGACACCTGCAACCAAAACGATAGTCCATTTTGATGGGGACACCGCACATGTGACAG GAGAAGATGTAGCACGATCCGGCCTGTGTGGCAACCCCTTGTCTGAAATTGAATCCATCACCACCGTCAGCGAGTCGTTATACTCACCATTGTCTCCCACTGG CTGCGATAATCCACAAAGCAAAGACGTCGACAGCACGGTCGACTGCAGCGTCTCAAATGAATA CTGTGGTCTAATGTCTCAGGCCCCCTTCACTGCTTGCCACATCATTGACCCAGAGCCCTACATAACCGCATGCAAAAGCACCACGTGCAAATACACGGCGGACAATCGGGCAGTGGACAATGTCGCCTGCCAGTATATGGAGGCTTACGCCAAGGCCTGTTTCCTGAAAGTTAACGTCACACTGGGGGACTGGAGGTCAAATGCCAGCTGCT ctGCTACCCGTCAGGCCTCCTGTCTGGACCACTACTGCAGTGATCATGAGTTCTGTGTCGAGAAGCTCGGTGAAGCCGGCTGCTCCTGTCGGGCCGCCTTTGCCTCCAAGTACCATTCAACAGACACTTTAG GCGAGCCGACAGTCTGCATGCAGAGCTCTATCAAAGTAACACTGGCTGAATGTCTTCTGTGGGATAAGGGCCTCGACTCCTCAACCTTACACCTCAACGACCCGGACTGCAAAGGTCACTCGGACAACCAGACCCACATGTTGACATTCCTCCTCGAAGGGGACGCCTGTGGGACGGAGGTCATC AAAAACGACAGCCATGTCATCTACAAGAACAAGATCACGATGGGGAACAGCTCCTTGAATGAAACCATCACCCGCCAGAAACAGGTGGAGATCGACTTCTCCTGCGCTGTCATACAGCCAGAGATCCAGAGTGCGTCTTTTAGGATCAAAGACAG CTTTGTGTTTCAGCACATTGAAACTGAAGTTTTGAATTACACTGTGATGATGACCGCCTACACCGACGCCGGCTTCAATCACCATGTCGAGAATGACACTGACATCCAGCTGAACCAGAGGATCTGGCTGGAGATGAAGATGCAGGGGCTGGACGACAACACGGTCGCCGTGGTGACCGACTCCTGCTGGACAACCAACCAGTCGTCCCCTAATAGTAGTCTGTCATACTACCTGGTTATTGACAG ATGCCCGAACCCCGCTGACCAGACggtggagatggagggaaaCGGACTGGGACTGTCCAACTCCGTCTCTTTCCGCATGTTTCATTTCGCAGATGAAAGTAGTGGGGCAAATTCTGAAATCTACCTGCACTGCAAACTGGTGCTGTGCCCCAAGAGCCCATCCTGCGCTCCG GTATGCGGTGCCACTGGTCTCAGGAAACGCAGATCTTCCAAGCCTGGATATGCAGAGGGAGGCCAAGCCCTCATCACCATGGTCTGGAATAATTAG
- the LOC117740429 gene encoding uncharacterized protein LOC117740429 — protein sequence MQAPRDPEATIRSTSPVLDGEETNTTWADATDSPQPSGDANEEMGASSAEPSGGVKAYVHIDGVKISCNPPIAHRLSLTFLESIKTGVLHLLNTVITDYKKEMCNGCHIDHPSQDEHSCIEAADELFYGAHFAPLMRRLWRGKFIPALHTYLFLMGFQASDERVQGAAEMYLLELKSVDLVVDTIYNMYERMRADETCNMNMLLLMKHRWLNLIDI from the exons ATGCAAGCACCACGTGACCCTGAGGCCACAATCCGAAGCACATCACCGGTGCTAG ATGGTGAAGAAACAAACACCACGTGGGCAGATGCTACCGATAGCCCCCAGCCGAGTGGGGATGCTAACGAAGAGATGGGAGCCAGTTCAGCAGAGCCATCTGGAGGTGTAAAGGCATACGTCCACATAGATGGTGTTAAAATCAGCTGTAACCCTCCAATCGCTCATCGGTTATCCCTGACATTCCTGGAGAGCATTAAAACTGgtgttttacatttgttgaaCACGGTTATAACGGATTATAAGAAAGAGATGTGTAATGGCTGCCATATTGACCACCCCAGTCAGGACGAGCACTCGTGCATTGAGGCGGCAGATGAACTATTCTATGGTGCACACTTCGCTCCGCTGATGCGGAGGCTGTGGCGGGGAAAATTCATACCGGCTCTACACACCTATCTGTTCCTGATGGGTTTTCAGGCCTCTGACGAGAGAGTCCAAGGAGCGGCTGAGATGTACCTGTTGGAGCTGAAATCAGTAGACCTGGTTGTCGACACAATTTACAACATGTATGAACGTATGAGGGCCGATGAAACATGTAACATGAATATGTTACTATTAATGAAACATCGGTGGCTCAATCTGATAGACATTTAg